One region of Hymenobacter sediminicola genomic DNA includes:
- a CDS encoding nucleoside deaminase, whose protein sequence is MEAPNPDFMREAIRLSVEKMQAGHGGPFGAVIVRDGNIIARGFNQVTSTNDPTCHAEVDAIRKACAVLGTFQLDDCDLYTSCEPCPMCLGAIYWARPRRVFYGNTKADAAAIGFDDQFIYDEIEKPLDQRRLSMTELLRDEASAGFRAWEQKEGKTEY, encoded by the coding sequence ATGGAAGCTCCCAACCCCGATTTCATGCGCGAAGCCATTCGCCTTTCCGTTGAAAAAATGCAGGCCGGCCATGGCGGTCCATTCGGTGCTGTCATCGTGCGCGACGGTAACATCATTGCTCGCGGCTTCAACCAGGTTACGAGCACCAACGACCCTACCTGCCACGCCGAGGTAGATGCCATCCGCAAGGCCTGCGCCGTGCTAGGCACCTTCCAGCTCGACGACTGCGACCTATACACGTCCTGCGAGCCATGTCCCATGTGCTTGGGCGCCATCTACTGGGCCCGCCCGCGCCGCGTATTCTACGGCAACACCAAAGCCGATGCCGCCGCCATTGGCTTCGACGACCAGTTCATCTACGACGAAATCGAGAAGCCTCTCGACCAGCGCCGCCTCTCCATGACCGAGCTGCTCCGTGACGAAGCCAGCGCCGGTTTCCGTGCCTGGGAGCAAAAAGAAGGCAAGACCGAGTACTAG
- the ffh gene encoding signal recognition particle protein, protein MFDNLSTKLDRAFKTLKGQGSITEINVAATVKEIRRALVDADVNYKVAKEVTDKIKEEAMGRDVLISVSPGQLMTKIVYDELTQLMGGEKQDIVIKGEPAVVLLSGLQGSGKTTFAGKLASHIKKQGRNVLLVACDVYRPAAIDQLKVLGEQIGVEVYSEPENKNPVLISQNAIEFARKNNKKVVIIDTAGRLAVDEQMMNEIEAVKRAINPSETLFVVDSMTGQDAVNTAKTFNDRLNFDGVVLTKLDGDSRGGAALSIRAVVEKPIKFISTGEKMEALDLFYPDRMAQRILGMGDVISLVERAQQQFDEEEAKRINQKIRKNQFNFDDFLSQLEQIKKMGNLKDLVGMIPGMSKAIKDVDIDDDAFKPIEAIIQSMTPAERAQPELLNGSRRRRLAKGSGTDIQQVNNLMKQFEDMRKMMRTMNKMSQTKGGMQQMARMMGMKGPLR, encoded by the coding sequence TACAAAGTAGCCAAAGAAGTCACCGACAAAATCAAGGAAGAGGCCATGGGCCGCGACGTGCTCATCAGCGTGTCGCCGGGCCAGCTGATGACCAAAATTGTGTATGACGAGTTGACCCAGCTCATGGGCGGCGAGAAGCAGGACATTGTCATTAAAGGCGAGCCGGCTGTGGTACTGCTGTCGGGCCTGCAGGGCTCGGGCAAAACCACGTTTGCCGGCAAGCTGGCTAGCCACATCAAAAAGCAGGGCCGCAACGTGCTGCTGGTGGCCTGCGACGTGTACCGTCCGGCCGCTATTGACCAGTTGAAAGTGCTGGGCGAGCAGATTGGCGTGGAGGTGTATTCGGAGCCGGAAAACAAGAATCCGGTGCTGATTTCGCAGAACGCCATCGAGTTTGCGCGCAAAAACAACAAGAAAGTCGTCATCATCGATACCGCCGGCCGCCTGGCCGTGGACGAGCAGATGATGAACGAAATTGAAGCGGTGAAACGGGCCATTAACCCGAGCGAAACGCTGTTCGTGGTGGATTCTATGACCGGCCAGGACGCCGTGAATACCGCCAAAACCTTCAACGACCGGTTGAATTTCGACGGCGTGGTGCTCACCAAGCTCGACGGTGACTCGCGCGGTGGTGCGGCCCTCTCGATTCGGGCGGTGGTAGAAAAGCCCATCAAGTTCATCTCGACGGGCGAGAAGATGGAGGCCCTCGACCTGTTCTACCCCGACCGGATGGCGCAGCGCATCCTGGGTATGGGCGACGTTATCAGCCTGGTAGAGCGCGCGCAGCAGCAGTTCGACGAGGAGGAGGCCAAGCGCATCAACCAGAAGATCCGCAAAAACCAGTTCAACTTCGACGACTTCCTCTCGCAGCTGGAGCAGATCAAGAAGATGGGCAACCTGAAGGACTTGGTAGGTATGATTCCGGGCATGAGCAAAGCCATCAAGGACGTAGACATCGACGATGACGCCTTCAAGCCGATTGAAGCCATTATCCAGAGCATGACGCCCGCTGAGCGTGCCCAGCCGGAGCTGCTGAACGGTAGCCGCCGCCGCCGCCTTGCCAAAGGTTCCGGCACCGACATTCAGCAGGTAAACAACCTGATGAAGCAGTTTGAGGACATGCGCAAAATGATGCGCACCATGAACAAAATGAGCCAGACCAAAGGCGGTATGCAGCAAATGGCCCGCATGATGGGCATGAAAGGTCCGCTGCGGTAA